The DNA sequence TTGGATATTTTTTCCGGCCTGGCGCCTGTCCTGGGGAGCCACCAGGTCCAGCCCGTTTTGGCCAATAAGGTCTTTTTCGGTGGTAAAACCAAATTCATTTAAGGCGGCCTGGTTGCAGGCCGTGATATGGCCGGTTAAATCGGAAACGATAATGGCATCGGGCGAGGAGAGGAATATTTTGCGAATTTTTTCTTCGCTCTCCCGCAGCGCCTCTTGCGAAACTTCTAATTGTCTGGTCCGTTCGGTTACTTCTTGTTGGCGTTGGGCCAGCGATTGGGCCATTGTGGTAAAAGAGCGGGCCAGGTCGCCGATTTCATTATTGACCGCCAGCAGTTGAGGATCAATTTGAATGCCCAACTGGCCCCGGGCAATATCTTCAGCCGCATGCCTGAATTTGACAATGGGCCTGGCAATGGACCGGGAAACGGACAAGGCAATGACGATACTGATAATAATCAACACCGCAGAGGCAATGAGAATGTTGTTTCTTAAGCCAAAAATTGGTTTTAAAACCTCTTCCACATCATAGTCTACCACCAGCACCCAAGGCAGTCCGGCAAACTCTCGATATCCCCTGGAGGAAGTGTAGGCAAACAGCTTTTCCCGGCCGGCCTCCTCAACCACAAAAAAACCGCTCTCAGCCTCTATCCTTTTAAAAAATGTTTTATCAGATATATCCTCCAAAAATCTAAACGGTTTGGTGGCGTAAATTCTGCGGCCATCCTGGGTCAGTAATTCAATCTCGGCGGTTTCGTATTTTCTGGCGGCAAATTCGGCTTCCCTGGCAATGCCGCCTACCGGCACCACCGCTTTGATCACGCCCAACCGGTTTCCCCCGTCATCGTCAATGCTAACGGCCATACTGATCCCATACGTGCCCGTACTTTCGTCGTACTCCATGTTGCTCACATAAAAATCTTGTTCTTGGGCCTTCTGCCACCATTCTTCATCGTCCTGCCTGTAATCAGAAGTTTTGCCGGTTTGGGCCACATTTGCGCCATATTTGTTGGTCACCAATATTTCGTCAAAAATGGCGTAGCCATATTTTTTCTCATACATTTTAATAAATACGGCGTTTAACTCGGCTGATAATTCATTGTTTAGGAGGGCTTGCATAAAAGGGGTGACAGTTTGGACCGGGGCGGCGGTCCATGCTTGATCCTTTTCTGTGATATATGCCTGCGCATCCTTGAGCTGATCAAATTCCCGGTTCGACCCGGCCACTACTTTTTGCAAGGTTAAATCTTGAGTGTATTTTTGCAGCTCCTCAAGCCGGAAATAAAGGTTATGGTCTATTCCTTTTAACATTTCATCGGCCAAAAAAACAGACCCTCTGCCCACAGATGCCTGTAAAGCTTCTTGGCTCACCCACACCGCATACAAGGCCAGGGCCGCCAGCAGCACCACCACCAGCGTAAACCCCGCCGTTAATCTGACGCCTATGCCTATCCGTCTCCTGCTCATCGGTACTTAACCTCGCCGTTGACAATCTGGGCCGGATGGAAGGGAAAGCCTATCTCGTGTTCGCCGGGGGCAACATTGAGTTCGCCAAAAACGCCTGGATAAGTAAACCCTTGTTCCAACAGCTTTTTCACTTGCTCTCTTGAAATCTCTTTACCTTCCAGCAGACCGGCAAGCAACTTGATGAGGTCATAACCGCCCGCCGCATAATGATTAAAGGGTTTGCCATATTTGGCCTCGTACTTTTCGCTGACTTCCCGGGCATAGAGAAAATCTGGCGCGTAAATGATGGGCGCAACCACATAAACGCCGTTTGCCTCCGGCAGGCTTCTGACCGCAGGCACGCTGGCGTTTCCCGCCGCCAGGATAGGCCCGTTGTAGCCCGCCTCCTGCACTTGTTTGAACAGGCTTTCCAGGTGGCCGGGATTCACGGCCACATAGATGGCCTCGGTATTTTTGAGCCGGGCGAGCTGTTTTTGGAAGTTAAGGCTTTGGCCGTCAAAAGACTCCCCGCTAACAACGCCGCCGGCTTTTTCAAATTCCGCACGGGCTAAGACAAAAAAGGAGCGCCCGAAAGCGTCATCAATATAGATAACGCCTAAATTTTTGACCCTCAACTCGGCCAAAATGGCTAAAATAGGGGGAACTTCATCTCTGGCGGTGGAAAAATACCGGAACACCCATTCGTTTTGCCGGGTAAATTCCGGGGCGGTGGTAGCCAAACCGATCAGCACCACCTGATTTTTTTGGGCCAGGGGGGCCAAAGCAATACTCACCCCACTCAACGTTGAAGCATACAAAATGGGGTGGTGGGTTGCTTCTATGGTATTGAACGCTGCTTCACCTTTTAGTGGGTCTGCTTGGCTGTCTGCAATAATCAATTCTATCTTCTGGCCGTTAACCCCACCCCAGGTATTGATCTGGTCAACGGCCAACAGCATGCCATCCCTGGTTTCCTCGCCCACATACATGGTTGAACCGGACAGCGAGAGAATAGCCCCTATTTTGATGGTTTTTTCTCCCTTCCACAGTATAAAAAATAGAGCCAGCAAGGCTATCACTGCCAGCCCAACCCCGGCATTGATAATTTCTTTTGGGCCAAATTTGGCCTGGATTTGGGATAGGGTTTGTTTCATCTTGCCTCTCCTCACTAAGCGGACTCCAAGGCCTCCCGCACCTTACGCGCCAGGGTGCTGGGCATAAACGGTTTCTGGAGAAAAGCTATCTCTGAAGCCAAGATGTCGGGCTGAAAAATGGCATCGGTAGCGTAACCAGACATATAGAGCACTTTTGTCTCTGGATAAATGGCCGTTATCTGTTCGGCCAGGTCGTGTCCGCTCAAACCGCCGGGCATGACGATGTCGGTGAGGAGTAAATGGATTGGGCCGGCGTGTTCTTGGACAATTTTGAGCGCCTCCCGGCCGTGCCGGGCCACCAACACCCGGTAGCCATCTTGATGCAAGGCATACTGCGTCAATTCCCGAACCATTTCATCATCCTCTACCAGCAGGATTGTTTCTG is a window from the Anaerolineae bacterium genome containing:
- a CDS encoding ABC transporter substrate-binding protein; amino-acid sequence: MKQTLSQIQAKFGPKEIINAGVGLAVIALLALFFILWKGEKTIKIGAILSLSGSTMYVGEETRDGMLLAVDQINTWGGVNGQKIELIIADSQADPLKGEAAFNTIEATHHPILYASTLSGVSIALAPLAQKNQVVLIGLATTAPEFTRQNEWVFRYFSTARDEVPPILAILAELRVKNLGVIYIDDAFGRSFFVLARAEFEKAGGVVSGESFDGQSLNFQKQLARLKNTEAIYVAVNPGHLESLFKQVQEAGYNGPILAAGNASVPAVRSLPEANGVYVVAPIIYAPDFLYAREVSEKYEAKYGKPFNHYAAGGYDLIKLLAGLLEGKEISREQVKKLLEQGFTYPGVFGELNVAPGEHEIGFPFHPAQIVNGEVKYR
- a CDS encoding PAS domain S-box protein translates to MSRRRIGIGVRLTAGFTLVVVLLAALALYAVWVSQEALQASVGRGSVFLADEMLKGIDHNLYFRLEELQKYTQDLTLQKVVAGSNREFDQLKDAQAYITEKDQAWTAAPVQTVTPFMQALLNNELSAELNAVFIKMYEKKYGYAIFDEILVTNKYGANVAQTGKTSDYRQDDEEWWQKAQEQDFYVSNMEYDESTGTYGISMAVSIDDDGGNRLGVIKAVVPVGGIAREAEFAARKYETAEIELLTQDGRRIYATKPFRFLEDISDKTFFKRIEAESGFFVVEEAGREKLFAYTSSRGYREFAGLPWVLVVDYDVEEVLKPIFGLRNNILIASAVLIIISIVIALSVSRSIARPIVKFRHAAEDIARGQLGIQIDPQLLAVNNEIGDLARSFTTMAQSLAQRQQEVTERTRQLEVSQEALRESEEKIRKIFLSSPDAIIVSDLTGHITACNQAALNEFGFTTEKDLIGQNGLDLVAPQDRRQAGKNIQKTLKQGTRGESQYTLITKNGRQFPAEVSSSAILDAKGQPVSFVIIMKDISRRKRAEEELIQYRDHLEELVAARTAELNERVTEIEQLNNAMTKLLADLQTTNRNLERTARKLQVANQELEDFAYVVSHDLKAPLRAITQLADWISADYKETLDKEGQEMLQLLNHRTRRMHNLIEDILQYSRVGRLAEKERKIDLNQLVREVVEMLAPPEHIRVTLENKLPLVVGEPTRLEQVFQNLLANAIKFIDKPEGQIRINCVAQAAGWTFSIADNGPGIEEKYYPKIFQVFQTLAPRDDPESTGIGLALVKKIIEAWGGKIWVESEIGRGSAFFFTFPQKEANNLEKH